From Gemmatimonadota bacterium:
CGCCGCGTCACCACGTCCAGGTGATCCGAGTTGCCGACCTGGCCCAGGAGGCGGAGCGTCGCCGCGACCACCTCGCGATCCACCTCCAGCTCCAGGACGTCGGCCGCGACATCCGCGCTCCCGAAGTCGTTGAGCTGGCGGAGCGCCTCCGCGACGGCGGAGCGCACCCACGCGTCGTGCGTCGGATCGGCCAGGGCGGCCCGCAAGGCCGGCGCGGCCTCCGGTCCGCCCGCCGCCAGGGTCGAGGCGAGGAACCGGGGGGTCCAGTCCGTGAGACGGGGAAGCCGCTGCAGCACGTCCGGCATGTGCTCCACCGATGCCGGACGCGCGAGCGTCTGCACGGCCATCATCGTGACCAGCGGAGACTCGTCGTCGAGGCCCCGTACGATCTCCGCGCGGTACTCCGGCCACCCCAGCTCACCCAGGGTCTGCACCGCGCGCGCGCGCACCGCAGGGGAGCGACGCTGCGCGCGTGCCGCCACCTCGGGCAGGAACGGGAGCGCGAGGCGGCGCACCCGCTCCCGGTCCTCCCCCGCCAGCCGGCGGGCGAAGCGCAGGAGGTTGCCCACGAACGGCAGCCGGTCCTCGTCGGCGACCAGGAAGGGCGCCGTCTCGTCCCCGGCGAAGAGCGCCTCCACGATGCGTGGATCCCACTCGGCGGCGAGACGCTGGCGCCGTTCCATCCGGCGGCGCGCTTGCGCGCGATACCCCAATGCCAGCAGCGCCAGCCCGAAGGCCAGGAGGACCAGTAGCAGCGTCAGCCAGGCGAGGACCGGAAGCGACGGAGCCAGGCTGCGACCGAGCGCGCCCAGCAGCTCCAGCAGGCCCATCGTCAGCCCCCGCCGATCAGGCGCTGCACCCGGGCGGAGAGCTCGCTCAGCGAGAACGGCTTGCGCAGCGTATCCGTGGCGCCCATCGAGAAGGCTCGTGACACCTGGGCGTCCCGCTCCATGGTGAGCATCATGATGGGGACCTGCGCGAAGGCCGCGCTCTCGCGCAGCTTGCGCAGCAGACCGAATCCGTCGGTGCCCGGCGTGGCGACGTCGAGAATGATGGCAGCCGTGGTCAGCGTGGGCGTCATCTCCAGCGCGTCGAGGCCATCGCCGAAGTGGACGACCTTCAGACCGTCACGGGTGAGTCGCTCCTCGATGAGCCGCGCGGTGAGCGGATCGTCCTCGACCAGCAGGACGGTGGCGTCGACGGGCAGCTCACGCTCGTCGGAGTCGACGATGCGGCCTCCCCCGCCCCGGGCCGCCTGCGCCAGCCGCCGCTCGGCCATCATGATGCCGTCCTCCAGACTCTCGGCGGAGTCGAGCGCCACCAGACCCACGGAGCAGGTCACGTCCGGCACCCGCACACCCGAGGCGGTCGGTCCCGGTGCCGCGAGCGCGGCGCGGATCTTGGCGAGCGCCACATGGGACGCGGCAACGTCGGTGTGGGGAAGCGCGATCGCGAACGCGTCGTCCCCCCAGCGCGCCACCAGGTCCGAGCGCCGCAGCACGGTCGACAGTCGGCTGGCGAGGAGTCGGAGGACCGCGTCTCCCACATCCCGTCCGTGGAAGTCGTTGAGCGCCCGGAAGCGGTCCACGTCCAGCAGGCCGAGCGTCAGCGGCTCTCCCTTGCGGACCAGCGCGCTCCAGGTGTCGCCCAGCGCACCCAGGAAGACGTTGCGGGTCCGCAGGCCGGTGAGCGGGTCGCGCAGGGCCTGATCCCGGATCTGCGCTGCGCGCAGCAGGAAGGCGCCGACGGACGCCGACAGCACCGCGGGGTGCACCGGCTTGGTGAAGTACGCGTCGGCACCGAGCGCAAACCCCTCCGTCTGCGGCTGCGCCCCCGAGGCACCCGAGACCACGATGATGGGCACCGCCGAGGTGCTCGGTCGCTCCCGCAGCTCCACGAGCAGCTCCCGTCCGTCCACGTCGGGCAGCGTCTGATCGAGGATGACCAGGTCGACGCGCTCGAGGGAAAGCAATCGATCGGCCTCGGCCTTGGTGCCGGCGACGAGGATACGACGACCGGGTGCGTCGAGGATGGCACGCAGGAGCACCACCGTGGTGGCGTCGTCCTCGACCACCAGGACGGTGACGACGTCGGCGGCACCGGGCTCGATCTCGGCCTCGACCCGCCGCACCAGGGCCTGCGCGGCGTCCAGCAACGCAGGCCCGGGGCCACGGGCACAGCGATCGGCCGCCAGCGCGAGGTCAGGGAACCGCTCGGCCGCGCGGCGCGCCAGCGCCGCGGCCAGACGGCGCAGCGAGTCGACGTCACCCGCGTCTCCACCGCGGGCCCCCTGTACCGCGATCCGCAGCGCGTCGCGCTGGGCCACCAGACCCTGCCGGTACCAGCGATCCATCGGATCGTCGGGGACGGAGGCCGCCCCGGTCGGCGCCGGGAGCCCTTCGGGCGACGGGGATGGCCCCGGATGGACCGCGGGCTCGACGGACGCGGGCTCCACGGGTGCGGGCAGGAGCGCAGCCACGTCCAGGGCGGCCTCGCCCTCGAGCAAGGTCAGCCCCGAGGGCCCCGAGGCCGGTCCCGAGCCCAGAGCGGCGCGGACGTCGGCATAGTCGAGATCCACGGGGTCGCCGACGGCCAGCACCAGCCCGGGCCCGCGTCGGGTCTCCCCGCCCCCGAGGCGGCCGTGGTCCAGCCCCGGGTCGGTGACCAGCAGCGTGTGGATCCCACAGATGCGGCCGCTGCGGCACAGGAGCACGAGGGCCCCGGGCCGCAGGGCCTCGAAGACCGCCCGGTTCCGGGGCCCATCGGTCACCGGCCAGAGCCCGACGGTCAGACCCGGAGCCGCCTTCAGATGCGGACGGGCGTCGGGGCTCAGCAGGACACGCAACTCCTCGCCGACCGGCGGGTCCTCGATGGCCGACGCGTGCATCCGCCGGGCGGCCGCGCTCGAACCGGGAACGAGGACCACCTGCGCACGGGGCTCCGGGGCCCGGTCGGAGCGGATGTCCGTACCCTGCGGACCGGAGGTCCAGGGGACTGCGCTGGCGATCATCGACCGGCGAACGTCCAGGAATGAAGCCATTCTCGGCGGATACGCCGCCTCGTGCGACGATCCAACGTGGCGTCGGTACAGCAGGTCCCGGGCCACCCTGTATCCGGGTGGACGGGGGCGGCCGCGCCCGCGATCGTAGGGCGTCCGAGCGGCCGCCCTGAGGGCGCCGCCGAACCGGTTCCCTCGCCACCGTCCCTCGCCACGCGCCATGGGCAGACGCCGCATCCCCACCGTCTCCGGCTCCGACCCCGGGCACGCGGACCGGCTGCGCCACCGGAACGCGGACGAGACGCTCGATCTGCATGGGCTGGAGGTCTGGCAGGCCGAGAGCAAGGTGCGGTTCTTCCTGGAGCGGACCGCACGCCAGCACGCGGGAGGCGTGGTGCGGATCGTCACCGGACGCGGGCTCCACTCCAGCGATGGGCCCCGACTGCGCGAGGCGGTCGAAGCCCTGCTGCGCGAGCGTCCCGAGGTGGCCGAGCAGGAACGCGCGCTCGACGGGGGGAGCGTGCTGGTCCGGTTGCGCTAGCGCGGAGGCTGCGGCTCCACGGCCAGCGCCGTGAGCTCGGCCAAGGGCGCCTCGATGCCCGCCTGGCGTGCCAGGCGTGCGACCGTGGCGTTCAGCGCGTGCACCTCGGTGCGCCGGCCGGTGCGAAGATCGTGGAGCAAGCTCGGATAGAACGTGTCCGGGAAGGCGTCGAGCACCGCGTGCACCTGGGCCTCCTCGTCGTCGGGGACGGGCACGCCGAGCGCGCGCGCCACCCGGGCTACCTCGGCCACCGCGCGCTCCTGGAGCGCGCGCCCGTGCGGATGGGCCCGCACGGGTCCCAGCGCCGAGCGCGCCGGGGCGCAGAGCGTGGCCAGAGCGCATACCACGCCCATCTTCCGCCAGAGCTCGGCGCGCAGATCCGCGGAGACCTCCACGTCCACCCCCGCCCGCGCGAGCGCCCGGGCCAGCGGGGTGACGAACCCGGCGGGCGCGCCGGCCGGGGAACTCAACACCATGCGGCGATGCTCGCCCTGGCGCTCGAGCACGCCGGGTCCGGTCTTGAAGGCCGTGACGTAGGCCAGACCCGCCAGCACGCGGTCCGCCCGCACACCCGCGGCCACCAGTCGTTCGACGGCGTCCACCCCGTTCAGGAGCGGCACGGCGAGCGCACCCTGCTCCACCAACGCGCGCACCGAGGGGGCCACCGCGTCCAGATCGTAGGTCTTGACGGTGATCAGCACGACGTCCGGCCTGCCCACGTCGGCAGCCGACACCGCGCAGGGTACGCGCACCACCCATTCCCCCGCGGGCTCCCGGATGCGCAGCCCATCCGCGACGATCGCCTCCCGGTGTGCGCCGCGCGCCACCAGGTGCACGTCCTCGCCGGCCCGCGCGAGCAGGGCGCCCAGGTAGCCGCCCAGGCCGCCCGCGCCCACCACCGCGAACCTCATCGGTCCGTCACGCAGCCCAGCGACGCGGAGGAGACGCTGCGCACGTACTTCAGCAGCACCCCGCGGTCGACCGGCAACGGAGGCTCGCGCCAGGCGGCCCGGCGCCGGGCCCGTTCCTCCGGGGGGATGTCCCACTCGATGCGGTTCGCCTCCGCGTCGATGGTGACGCCGTCCCCGTCCGCCAGCAGCGCGATCGGTCCGCCCACCTGTGCCTCCGGGGCCACGTGGCCGACCACGAAGCCGTGGCTGCCGCCCGAGAACCGTCCGTCCGTGATCAGCGCCACCGATCCGCCCAGGCCCGCACCCATGATCGCCGATGTAAGCGTCAGCATCTCCGGCATCCCGGGTCCACCCTTCGGGCCCTCGTAGCGCACCACCACCACCGATCCCTCGGCGATCGTTCCTTCCTGCAGCGCCTCCAGGGCCGCTTCCTCCCGGTCGAAGACCCGGGCCGGTCCGCTGAACCGCAGGCCCTCCTTGCCGGTGATCTTGGCCACCGCGCCCTCTGGCGCCAGGCTCCCGTGCAGGATGCGCAGGTGTCCGGTGGGCTTGAGCGGGCGGGACAGCGGGCGCACCACGTCCTGACCCTCGTGCAGGTCGTCCACGTCCTCCAGGTTCTCCGCCAGCGTGCGGCCCGTCACGGTGAGGCACGACCCGTCCACGAGGCCCTCGCGCAGGAGCCGCTTCAACACGGCCGGGACGCCGCCCACCCGGTGCAGATCCTCCATGACGTAGCGCCCGGACGGCTTGAGGTCCGCCAGCCACGGGGTGCGGTCGCTCACGGCCTGGATGTCCGCGAGGTCGAGCGGCACGTCCACCGACGCGGCGATGGCAAGCAGGTGGAGCACCGCATTGGTGGAGCCGCCCAGCACCGTCACCAGCACCAACGCGTTCTCGAACGCGGCGCGCGTGAGGATCTTGCGCGGTGTGAGGTCCAGCTCCAGCAGGCGGCGGAGCGCGGCGCCGGCCGCACGGCACTCGGCGCGCTTGGCCGGATCGGTGGCGGGGGTGGAGGCGCTGAACGGCAGGGTCATGCCCAGCGCCTCGGCGGCGCTGGCCATGGTGTTGGCCGTGTACATCCCTCCGCAGGCCCCGGGGCCGGGGCACGCGGTGCGCACGACGCGCCGGAAGCGCTGCTCGTCGATGGTGCCGGCCAGGCGCTGTCCGTAGCTCTCGAACACCGACACCACGTCCAGGGCCTCACCGTCGAGACGGCCCGCCCGGATGGTGCCGCCGTAGATCATCAGCCCGGGTCGATCCAAGCGGCCGAGCGCCATGAGCGACCCCGGCATGTTCTTGTCGCAGCCGGGCAGGCAGACGAGGCCATCGTACCACTGGGCGCGCACCACGGTCTCGATGGAGTCGGCGATGAGATCCCGCGACGGCAGGGAGAAGCTCATCCCGTCGGTGCCCATCGAGATGCCGTCGCTCACGCCGATGGTGTTGAAGCGCATCGGGACGAGGTCGGCCTCCCGCACGCCGGCCGCCACGTCCGCGGCCAGGTCGAGCAGGTGCATGTTGCAGGGATTGCCCTCCCACCACATGGACGCGATGCCGACCTGGGCCTTCTCGAGGTCCTCCGGCGTCAGACCGGTCGCGTGCAGCATGGCCTGGGAGGCCGCCTGCGCCTCGGGCCGGGTGATGCGCGCGCTGTAGCGGTTCAGGGGTCGGGACTCGCTCACGGCCTGCTCCTCCGGGGTCGGGGAACAGACTAGGGCGTGGGCCCAGGCGTTACAACGGGCGCCCCCCCTGGGCGGAAGACAGGCCGAGCGGGGGGCGGAGCCCTCAGGCCGGCACGCCGCTGTTCCAACGCGCGGCCCAGCCGCGCAGGTCGTCCCCGTGGGCCTCGGTGGTGAGCAACACGAGCGTGTCACCCGGTTCCGCCACGGTGTTCCCGTCGGGGACGAAGGCGCGCTCGGCGCGCCGCACCAGCACCACCAGGCAGTGCGGCGGGAGATGCAGGTCGCGCACCCGGTGGGCGTGGCCGCCCTGGTCCAGGGACGGGACCTGGACCTCCACCTGCACGGACGTGTTGCCGGGCACCTGCAAGAGCCCGCCCGCCCGCTCCAGGAGCTTGCGGTGCTCCTCGCTGAGCTCTTTGTAGGCCCACATCATGTCGTGGCGGCGCAGCACGCCCACCACGGCTCGCGAGCCGCTGTCCAGGACCGGGATCTGCTGCACGTCCGCCTGGGCGAAGAGCCGGAAGGCCACGCGCAGCGTGTCCGCCGGCCCGCACGACAGCACCTTGCGCGTCATGGCGTCGCCGACGGTCTTCCCCTCCATCTCGCCGGCCAGCACGGCCTGTTCGAGATCCGTGTCGGTGATGATGCCCACCAGGCGCTCGTTCGCGTCCACCACGGGCCAGCTGCGGGTGCGGCGCGAGCGCGCGAAGCGCGCCATCTCGTCCAGCGTGAGCTCCGGCGAGAGCGTCTCGAACTGCCGACTCATGGTGTCCTCGACCAGCACCATGTCGAGCACGCTGGAGGCGCTGCCGGCCGGCGTGAGCGCGCCGCGCCGCCGCAGCTTGAGCGAATAGATCGAGTCCGGATGGAGCTTGGACGAGATCAGATAAGCCACGACCACGGAGAACATCAGCGGGAGGATGATCTCGTAGTTGTCGGTCATCTCGAAGAGGATGATGATCCCTGTCATGGGCGCATGCGCGGCCGCCGCGAAGAGCGCCCCCATCCCCACCAGGGCGTAGGCGCCCGCCGGGGCGATCGGGATCTGCAGCACGTCGTTGGCGATCCGACCGAACGCGCCGCCCCCCATGGCACCGATGAACAGCGCGGGCGCGAAGACACCACCCGATCCCCCCGCTCCCAGCGTGATGGACGTGGCGAGGATCTTCAGGAACACCAGCGCGAGCATCATCCCGGTGGCGAGGCTCCCCATGAGGGCCAGCTCCACCCCTTCGTGCCCCACCCCGAAGAGGTGGGGACTGCCGAAGAAGCCCAGCGCCCCCACGGCCAACCCGCCCACGGTGGCCTTGAACACCGGACCGCGCGACCACGCCTCGAACGAGTCCTCGAACCAGTAGACGGCACGCACGTACAGGGTGGCCACGATGCCCAGCAGCACACCGAGTGCCAGGTAGAGCGCGAACTCCCACTGGTTGACGAGCGTGAACGTCTCCACGAGGTGGAAGGCGGGCTCGCGTCCGAGCGCGGCCTGCGAGACCGCCGTGGCGGTCACGGCCGAGATGACCACCAGCCCGAACGAGCGGGCCACGAAGCTGGAGAGGATCACCTCGAGCCCGAAGATGGTGCCCGCGATCGGCGCGTTGAAGGTGGCGCCGATGGCACCCGCGGCGCCGCAGGCGACGAGCACGCGGAGCTGATCGGGCGAGACGCCCAGGAGCTGTCCCAGGGAGCTGCCGAGCGCGGAGCCGATCTGCACGATCGGACCCTCGCGCCCCACCGATCCGCCCGAGCCGATGGAGATGGCGCTCGCCACCGCTTTGGCGGCAGCCACCCGGGGACGGATACGCCCGCCGCGCATGCGTACGGCGTACTGCACCTCGGGGACGCCGTGTCCGCGGGCCTCCGGCGCCCACCTCCGCACCAGCAGCGTCACGAGGACCATGCCGATGGGAGGCGCCAGGAAGTAGTGCAGGTTCGCGAGCGCGGGTGGCAGGCCGAGCGCGGGTCCCAGCTTCTGCCCCTGGCCGAAGAACACCCACTGGACGGCGGCGATCAAGACGCGCAGGACGATCGCGCCGCCCCCGGCCAGCAGGCCGACGGCGATGGCGATCAGCAGGGGTGCCGTGGTTTCGGACTGCGCGAAGCGCAGCCGGAGCCGCTCGAGGGGCGGAGGGGTCACGCGCGGGGGCGGGAGGTCGGAACCATCGTGGCGAGAAGGATAACGCGTCCGGCCGCTTCGGTCAGGGGGCCCACCCTGGCGTACCTCCCGCCGACGCCCTACCGATAGCGGATGCGTCCGCCCCTCGACCCGGGAGCCTCCATGCCCTCGCTGCGTAGCTGCGTCGCCGTCCTGGCCCTACCCGTCCTCGCGGCCTGCGCCGCGGCCGACGCAGGCACCACGGACTGGACGCCGACCGACGCGGACTGGCCCGTCTATGGCGGCGACGACGGCGGCCGCCGCTGGTCCGCGCTCGATGGGGTCACGCCCGAGAACGTCGCGGACCTGACCGTGGCCTGGACCTGGGAGACGGGAGACGTCCCGGTTCCGGGCCCGATGCGCCCGATCCCGGGTCAGGACGTCCGGGCCGGCAACTTCGAGGTCACGCCGCTCGCCATCGGCGACACGCTCTACGTCTCCACGCCCTTCAACCGCGTCGTGGCATTGGACGGTGCGACGGGCGCGGAGCTGTGGAGCTACGACCCGGGCACCGTGGACTGGGGCAAGCCACCGAACGGCACCGGCCTGGTGCACCGGGGCGTCGCGGTCTGGACCGGCGACGGCAGCCGACGGCTCTTCCTGAACACGCGCTGGCGGCTGATCGCGCTGGACGCCGCCACGGGCGAGCCCATCGAAAGCTTCGGGCACCGGGGCGAGATCGACCTCACCGAGCAGCTCCTGTGGCGCACCAACCGTCTGCACTACACGCAGACGTCTCCACCCGTCGTGTACGGCGATCTGGTGATCCTGGGCAACGGCGTGTGGGACGGCTTCGTGTATCCCAACGATCCGCCCGGCAACATCCAGGCGTTCGATGTGCGAACGGGCGAGCTCGTGTGGTCCTTCAACCCCATCCCCCAGGACGGGGAGTTCGGCAACGAGACGTGGGAAGACGAATCCTGGCGCGTGAAGGGCCACACCAACGCGTGGGCGCCGATGACGGTGGACACCGAGCGCGGTCTGCTCTACGTGCCCATGGGGACGCCAAGCGGCGACTACTACGGCGGAGACCGCAAGGGCGACAATCTGTTCGCCGAGACGCTGCTCTGCCTGGATGCACGCACGGGCGAGCGGAAGTGGCACTTCCAGACCGTACACCACGGGCTGTGGGACTACGACCTGCCCGGCGCGCCGGTGCTCTACACCGCGGAGGTGGACGGGCGCAGCGTGGACGCGGTGGCCATCGCGGCCAAGACGGGGTTCGTGTACGCGTTCGACCGGGTGAGCGGCGAGCCCATCTGGCCCATCGAGGAGCGCGAGGTGCCCGCGAGCGACGTACCGGGTGAGCGGGCCGCACGCACGCAGCCCTTTCCCACGCGGCCCCCGCCGTTCTCCCGCCAGGGCTTCGAGGAGGACGATCTGGTGAGCCTCACGCCGGAGCTCAACCGGCGCGCCCGGGACCTCACGCGCGGGTTGCGCTTCGGGCCGCTCTACACGCCGCCGTCCCTGCAAGGGACGCTGGGGATGCCCGGCATCATCGGTGGGGGGAACTGGGGCGGCTCCGCGGTGGATCCGACCACCGGCTTCCTCTACGTGAAGGCCACCGAGGGCCCGGCCCTGTTCAAGCTGGCGCCGGCGGACACCAGCCGCGTGGTGGCGGAGTGGGACATCGACCGCGACGCGCGGGGCATGACCAGCGTGGACGGCGTGCCGATCATCGACCCACCGTACGGGACCGTGACGGCGATCGACATGAACGCAGGCGAGATCGTGTGGCAGAGTCCGGTGGGGGACAATGCGCGTGTGCGGGAGCATCCCCTTCTCGCCGGGGTGGACCTGCCGGAGCGGCTGGGAGCGGCGGGCGCGCCCGGTCCCATCGTCACGGCGGGCGGCCTGGTCTTCGTGGCCGGCGGCGCGGACGTGCTGACCGCGTTCGACGCCGCCACGGGCGCGCGGCTGTGGGAGGGACCGCTGCCCGGACGCGGCTACGCGAACCCGATGACCTACGCCACCCGCGACGGACGGCAGTACGTGGTGATCGCGACCGGCGGCGGGGCGGACGGGGGAACGCTGGTGGCGTTCGCGCTGCCGCCGGAGGGAGCGCGATGAGCACCGATCGTCGCAGCTTCCTGAAGGCCGCCGGGACCGCCTTGGGCGCCGCGGCGGTGGGTACTGGATGCGCACCGAATCCAGCGAGCGACCGTGAGGACGCTGCGGCGAGCACGTCCCTGGACGGCGGACTGCTGCGCGCGGTGGCCGTGCTGGTGCTGCCCGCAGAGCTGTCGCCGGTGGAGCAGGAGGAGGCCGTGCAGGGCTTCGAGCGCTGGGCCGCAGGCTATGAGCCCGTGGCCGAGCTCAACCACGGCTACGGGACGTCGGAGATCCGGTACGGCCCGCCCGACCCGCGGCCGGGCTGGGCGGCGCAGCTGCGGGGGCTGGATCTCGAAGCGCAGCGGCGCTCGCAGACGGGGTTCGCGGCGCTCGAGCGCACGGAGGCCGACCCGCTGCTCCGCGGCCACCTCGCAGGTGCACGCGGCGGGCTGGGCGCTCCGCTGCAGGCCGAGCACGTCGCCCTGGCCCTGCTGGGGTGGTGGCTGTCCACGCCGGATGCCACCGACCGCTGCTACGGCGTGCGCATCGCGCCGCAGACCTGTCGTGGCATCGACACCGCGCCCGCCGAGCCGGAGGCGATCCTGTGAGACGCCGCATCGAGGAAGCGGACGTGGTGATCATCGGTGGGGGGATCAGCGCCGCCCTGGTGGCCGAGAAGCTCACGGACGAGCACGACGTGGACGTGCTCGTCGTGGAGGCAGGCGGCGAGTCGGCCCTGCTCGAGGCGCGGGGCGAGCGGCGCCAGCGCTACCTGGACTACGGGGAGAACCCGTGGACGGACGACCACATCGCCGATCAGGTGGCGCTCGGGATCATGTCGCGCTCCATGGTGGTGGGCGGGCAGGCGCTCCACTGGGGGGGCACCACGCCGCGCTTCACGCCCGAGGACTTCCAGCATCGATCGTACTTCGGCGTGCACACGGACTGGCCCCTCGACTACGACACGCTCGATCCGTACTACCAGGACGCGGAGGAGCGCATCGGGATCGCCGGCGAGCAGGGACCCGATCCCCTCGATCCGCGCGGCGCGCCCTACCCCATGCCGGCGGTCCCGCTCACGTGGACGCTGGGTCGGCTGCAGGAGTGGGTGTCCGCCGCGGGCATCCCCACCTGGATCAATCCGGTGGCCAAGAACACGCAGCCCTGGCGTGGCCGCAACGTCTGCCAGCGCTGCGACACCTGCAACATCTGCCCCACGGGCGCCAAGTACACCCCCGATTTCACCTTCCAGCAGCTGCTCGGTGCCGGCCGCATACGTCTGCACCCGCGCACGCTCGTGCGCCGCCTGCTGCTCGAAGACGGCACGTCGCGCATCCACGCGGCCGTCGCGCGTTCCTACGACGATCCCGACACCGACGTGGTCTACCAGGCACGCACCTTCGTGCTGGCCGCGGGCTACACGTGGAGTCCGCACCTGTTGTTGTTGTCCGCGCAGGGTGCCTTCCCGGAGGGACTGGCCAATTCCTCCGGACTGGTGGGCCGCTACATGAACGGGCACCGCAGCGTGAGCGCCTTCGTGGAATTGCCGCTGCGCCTGCTGCCCGGCATGTACAACGGGCATTCGCTCATCTCCAAGTATTTCCAGCGGCCCACGGCAGCCGGCGGACCGGGCCTTCCGGACGGCTTCATGCGTCACGACTTCCGGGTCTGGGAGTCGACCACCGCCCGCGGTCCCCGGCTGCGGGACGACGACGACCGCCTGCTGCTCGGGGACGACCTGATGGCGGACTGGCGTGCGCGCACCGCGACCGGCACCACCCGGCTACGCTCCTACTACGACGTGATCCCGGACCGGGACAGCCGGGTGGAGCTGGACCGCGGGCGCACCAACCGCTTCGGAGATCCGCTGCCCACGTTGCACTTCCAGGACGCACCGATCTCCCGTGAGCAGCGGGGGCGCACCGAAGCGCGCATCCGCGGCGTCTTCGAGCGGCTCGCGGCGTCCGGCAACGGCCGCGTGCTGCGTACCTCCGTGGACGATACGCAGGATCACCCCGGAGGGGGATGCCGCATGGGGGACGATGCGGCCGACAGCGTGGTCGATTCCTGGGGCCGCACGCACGACCACGAGAACCTGTTCGTGGTGGGCGCCCCCACGATGGTGTCCGGTGGCTGCAGCAACGGTACGCTGACGTTCGCGGCCCTCTCGTTGCGGGCCGCGGAGGAGGTGGGCCGCGCCTTCCCCGACCGGGCTCCGGCCGGGGCCTGATCGGGTGGGTCTGCACGTCGTCCTGGTCCATCCCGAGATCCACTGGAACACCGGCAACGCGGGGCGCACCTGCCTGGCGGTCGGCGCGAGCCTCCACCTGATCGAGCCGCTGGGCTTCTCGCTGGAGGAGCGCGAAGTGAAACGCGCGGGGCTCGACTACTGGCCGCACGTGGACCTGCAGGTCTGGCCGGACTGGGACAGGTTCGAGGAGGCCCTGCCCGGGCTGGGCGAGCCCTGGTTCTTCTCCACGCGCGCGCCGCGTTCCTACTGGGATGCCCCGCTGGGCGCGCCGGAGGACGTGGTGCTGATCTTCGGGCGCGAGACGATCGGGCTGCCCGACGCCCTGCACGAACGCTACGCGGAGCGCTTCGTCTCCATGCCGGTGGCGTCCCCGCGCGTCCGCTCCCTGAACCTGTCGACCAGCGTGGCGCTCGCGGCGTACGAGGTGCTGCGGCAGCGGCGCGACGTCACTTCACGCTGACGCCGGCCGCCGCCAGCGCGTCGGAGACGATCGCCGACGCCTCCTCCTGGATCCGGGCCAGGTGGTCGGGGCCGCGGAAGCTCTCCGCGTAGATCTTGTACACGTCCTCGGTCCCGGACGGTCGCGCAGCGAACCAGCCATTCTCCGTCGTCACCTTGAGCCCGCCGATGGGCGCGTCGTTGCCCGGCGCGCGCGTGAGCGTGCCCGTGATGGGCTCGCCCGCGAGCGTGGAGGCCGTCACCTGCTCGGGCGACAGCTTCTTGAGCACCGCTTTGGCCTCGGGGCCGGCCGCGGCGTCCACGCGGGCATAGACGGGGCTTCCGAAGCGAGCCTCGAGCTCCGCGTAGCGCTCGCTCGGATCCCTCTCCGTGCGCGCGGTGATCTCGGCCGCCAGCAGCGCCAGCAGGATGCCGTCCTTGTCGGTGCTCCACGGCGTGCCGTTCTTCCGCACGAAAGAGGCGCCCGCGCTCTCCTCGCCCCCGAAGGCGAGGCGG
This genomic window contains:
- a CDS encoding chloride channel protein; translation: MTPPPLERLRLRFAQSETTAPLLIAIAVGLLAGGGAIVLRVLIAAVQWVFFGQGQKLGPALGLPPALANLHYFLAPPIGMVLVTLLVRRWAPEARGHGVPEVQYAVRMRGGRIRPRVAAAKAVASAISIGSGGSVGREGPIVQIGSALGSSLGQLLGVSPDQLRVLVACGAAGAIGATFNAPIAGTIFGLEVILSSFVARSFGLVVISAVTATAVSQAALGREPAFHLVETFTLVNQWEFALYLALGVLLGIVATLYVRAVYWFEDSFEAWSRGPVFKATVGGLAVGALGFFGSPHLFGVGHEGVELALMGSLATGMMLALVFLKILATSITLGAGGSGGVFAPALFIGAMGGGAFGRIANDVLQIPIAPAGAYALVGMGALFAAAAHAPMTGIIILFEMTDNYEIILPLMFSVVVAYLISSKLHPDSIYSLKLRRRGALTPAGSASSVLDMVLVEDTMSRQFETLSPELTLDEMARFARSRRTRSWPVVDANERLVGIITDTDLEQAVLAGEMEGKTVGDAMTRKVLSCGPADTLRVAFRLFAQADVQQIPVLDSGSRAVVGVLRRHDMMWAYKELSEEHRKLLERAGGLLQVPGNTSVQVEVQVPSLDQGGHAHRVRDLHLPPHCLVVLVRRAERAFVPDGNTVAEPGDTLVLLTTEAHGDDLRGWAARWNSGVPA
- a CDS encoding pyrroloquinoline quinone-dependent dehydrogenase; its protein translation is MPSLRSCVAVLALPVLAACAAADAGTTDWTPTDADWPVYGGDDGGRRWSALDGVTPENVADLTVAWTWETGDVPVPGPMRPIPGQDVRAGNFEVTPLAIGDTLYVSTPFNRVVALDGATGAELWSYDPGTVDWGKPPNGTGLVHRGVAVWTGDGSRRLFLNTRWRLIALDAATGEPIESFGHRGEIDLTEQLLWRTNRLHYTQTSPPVVYGDLVILGNGVWDGFVYPNDPPGNIQAFDVRTGELVWSFNPIPQDGEFGNETWEDESWRVKGHTNAWAPMTVDTERGLLYVPMGTPSGDYYGGDRKGDNLFAETLLCLDARTGERKWHFQTVHHGLWDYDLPGAPVLYTAEVDGRSVDAVAIAAKTGFVYAFDRVSGEPIWPIEEREVPASDVPGERAARTQPFPTRPPPFSRQGFEEDDLVSLTPELNRRARDLTRGLRFGPLYTPPSLQGTLGMPGIIGGGNWGGSAVDPTTGFLYVKATEGPALFKLAPADTSRVVAEWDIDRDARGMTSVDGVPIIDPPYGTVTAIDMNAGEIVWQSPVGDNARVREHPLLAGVDLPERLGAAGAPGPIVTAGGLVFVAGGADVLTAFDAATGARLWEGPLPGRGYANPMTYATRDGRQYVVIATGGGADGGTLVAFALPPEGAR
- a CDS encoding twin-arginine translocation signal domain-containing protein yields the protein MSTDRRSFLKAAGTALGAAAVGTGCAPNPASDREDAAASTSLDGGLLRAVAVLVLPAELSPVEQEEAVQGFERWAAGYEPVAELNHGYGTSEIRYGPPDPRPGWAAQLRGLDLEAQRRSQTGFAALERTEADPLLRGHLAGARGGLGAPLQAEHVALALLGWWLSTPDATDRCYGVRIAPQTCRGIDTAPAEPEAIL
- a CDS encoding GMC family oxidoreductase, with the protein product MRRRIEEADVVIIGGGISAALVAEKLTDEHDVDVLVVEAGGESALLEARGERRQRYLDYGENPWTDDHIADQVALGIMSRSMVVGGQALHWGGTTPRFTPEDFQHRSYFGVHTDWPLDYDTLDPYYQDAEERIGIAGEQGPDPLDPRGAPYPMPAVPLTWTLGRLQEWVSAAGIPTWINPVAKNTQPWRGRNVCQRCDTCNICPTGAKYTPDFTFQQLLGAGRIRLHPRTLVRRLLLEDGTSRIHAAVARSYDDPDTDVVYQARTFVLAAGYTWSPHLLLLSAQGAFPEGLANSSGLVGRYMNGHRSVSAFVELPLRLLPGMYNGHSLISKYFQRPTAAGGPGLPDGFMRHDFRVWESTTARGPRLRDDDDRLLLGDDLMADWRARTATGTTRLRSYYDVIPDRDSRVELDRGRTNRFGDPLPTLHFQDAPISREQRGRTEARIRGVFERLAASGNGRVLRTSVDDTQDHPGGGCRMGDDAADSVVDSWGRTHDHENLFVVGAPTMVSGGCSNGTLTFAALSLRAAEEVGRAFPDRAPAGA
- a CDS encoding tRNA (cytidine(34)-2'-O)-methyltransferase encodes the protein MGLHVVLVHPEIHWNTGNAGRTCLAVGASLHLIEPLGFSLEEREVKRAGLDYWPHVDLQVWPDWDRFEEALPGLGEPWFFSTRAPRSYWDAPLGAPEDVVLIFGRETIGLPDALHERYAERFVSMPVASPRVRSLNLSTSVALAAYEVLRQRRDVTSR